One Calditrichia bacterium DNA window includes the following coding sequences:
- a CDS encoding universal stress protein, whose protein sequence is MFKPEKILVPTDFSEDGIESSKIAVKQAIKIAEGSGSELIFLHVITDDITRKPLFFLDDDKFDELKKDMHTNAKKELKRFAEKYIDGRSIRYSLKVRAGAAYDEILKEEKESGIDLISIASRGMSALHDFFYGSTTEKVVRRATCNVLVVRKFSE, encoded by the coding sequence ATGTTTAAACCAGAGAAGATTCTTGTCCCGACAGATTTCTCCGAAGATGGCATCGAGAGCTCTAAAATTGCCGTCAAACAGGCGATCAAAATCGCAGAAGGCAGTGGCTCGGAGTTGATATTTTTGCACGTCATTACAGACGATATCACCCGTAAACCATTGTTTTTTCTCGACGACGACAAATTTGACGAGCTTAAAAAAGACATGCATACAAACGCAAAAAAAGAACTAAAACGCTTTGCGGAGAAATACATCGATGGTCGCTCGATCCGGTATTCGCTGAAAGTCCGTGCTGGCGCAGCATACGATGAAATTCTGAAAGAGGAGAAAGAATCCGGCATCGATCTCATTTCCATCGCATCGCGCGGGATGAGTGCACTGCACGACTTTTTCTATGGCAGCACAACCGAAAAAGTAGTGCGACGCGCAACTTGTAACGTACTGGTTGTTCGTAAATTCAGCGAATGA
- a CDS encoding TAXI family TRAP transporter solute-binding subunit translates to MSKNMKIVLSILLISVITGGATFAQVFKFSGGPSGGTFQYYASAIATLSKDAKMRVLASSSGGSIENIRLINSNKSSFAIAYSGHVWAARNGKLTNDETKYENVYVISFLYGAPAQLVVHKELGITDPKQLADKRVGVGNAGSGAAANAELFFTELGIWETMSRENLGYRQAADAFKNNQLDAFWVFAGYPNASILEAALQSDVDILDLYKVGEKIGMFEKYPYFGKLTIPANTYSGQTEAVNTFQDAALWVVSGDVSADDVYKLLQTVYSEEGLKYMVEVHKSAKGMTAASAPTGVVTPFHPGAEKFWTEKGVIKK, encoded by the coding sequence ATGTCGAAAAATATGAAAATAGTACTCAGCATTTTGTTGATATCTGTAATCACCGGCGGTGCAACGTTTGCACAGGTGTTTAAGTTTTCCGGCGGTCCGTCGGGTGGCACCTTTCAATATTATGCCAGCGCAATTGCAACGCTTTCCAAAGATGCCAAAATGCGCGTTTTGGCAAGCTCCTCCGGTGGTTCAATCGAAAACATCCGGTTGATAAACAGCAACAAATCATCATTTGCAATTGCATATTCCGGTCACGTTTGGGCTGCCCGCAATGGCAAACTCACCAACGACGAAACGAAATATGAAAATGTTTATGTGATTTCATTTTTGTATGGCGCACCGGCTCAACTGGTTGTTCACAAAGAGCTTGGTATAACCGATCCAAAACAACTCGCAGATAAGCGGGTTGGTGTTGGTAATGCTGGCTCCGGCGCTGCCGCAAATGCCGAACTGTTTTTTACCGAACTGGGCATTTGGGAGACGATGAGTCGCGAAAATCTGGGGTATCGCCAGGCAGCTGATGCGTTTAAAAACAATCAGTTAGATGCCTTTTGGGTATTCGCTGGTTATCCGAATGCATCCATTCTGGAAGCCGCACTGCAAAGCGATGTAGATATTCTTGATCTGTATAAAGTTGGCGAAAAAATTGGAATGTTCGAAAAATATCCGTATTTCGGAAAACTTACGATTCCCGCAAATACATATTCCGGACAAACCGAAGCGGTCAACACATTTCAGGATGCTGCACTTTGGGTCGTTAGCGGCGATGTAAGCGCAGATGACGTTTACAAATTGCTGCAAACCGTATACAGCGAAGAAGGACTCAAGTATATGGTCGAAGTTCACAAATCTGCCAAAGGCATGACTGCAGCAAGCGCGCCTACCGGCGTGGTCACACCGTTCCACCCCGGCGCAGAAAAATTCTGGACAGAAAAAGGTGTAATTAAGAAGTGA
- a CDS encoding TRAP transporter fused permease subunit, whose amino-acid sequence MFEKLNKIEQYIFSGLSVFLVLFYSLSAVWIPAATQYHRGIYVFVTYILVLMLYKSENKYLRVLDYVLMLLSGATVLYWIFNFEAINYRAGAETQLDQIVSAIGVLIGIEIARRAVGTVFVIIGAVMLIYGVYGQYFPDIIAHFGDSFLGICTTIFFKEDGVFGIMANVLATYVLLFVLFGAFLERSGAQRFFIDFPIAAVGHRVGGPAKVAVIASGLFGSISGSAIANTVSTGAFTIPLMKKVGFRPHIAGAIEPAASIGGMFMPPVMGAGGFIMAELTGLPYSYIMLVAIFPAIMYFFSVYVMVHYEAKMYNIRGEKSEQTAMSIFKKEWYYIAPLVLITILMLVGYSAGFAAVMGIVSSIVVSYFNKDTRMTPTKFVEAARMGTESSLKIGATVGVIGIIISMLTFSGLILTFADIVIELANGNLVLTIMFIALASLILGMGVPVTAAYLLTAVVAVPALTHLGVNELAAHMIVYWLSQDSNISPPVCIAAFAGATIANANMWRTAFAAFKFGKYLYLAPFLFGYVPGFTLQGDMWDIAKAFVMIAIGTYVYAYFFSFAWFDTVKGWFGFETKQSKIADSEEVI is encoded by the coding sequence TTGTTTGAAAAACTTAACAAAATCGAGCAATATATATTTAGCGGATTGTCAGTATTTTTAGTCTTGTTTTATTCGCTTTCCGCCGTATGGATTCCTGCTGCAACCCAATACCACCGCGGGATTTATGTTTTTGTCACCTACATTCTCGTTTTAATGCTCTACAAATCCGAAAACAAATATTTGCGGGTGCTGGATTATGTGCTGATGTTGTTATCCGGCGCTACCGTTTTATACTGGATTTTTAATTTCGAAGCCATCAATTATCGCGCTGGCGCAGAAACGCAACTGGATCAGATCGTTTCGGCAATCGGGGTACTCATCGGCATCGAAATCGCCAGGCGGGCAGTGGGCACCGTGTTCGTCATCATCGGCGCTGTGATGTTAATTTACGGGGTTTACGGGCAATATTTCCCGGACATCATCGCCCACTTTGGCGACAGCTTTTTGGGTATTTGCACCACTATATTTTTTAAAGAAGATGGCGTTTTCGGGATTATGGCGAATGTTTTGGCAACGTATGTGTTGCTATTTGTTCTGTTCGGCGCATTTCTGGAACGATCCGGCGCACAACGTTTTTTCATCGATTTTCCCATCGCAGCTGTGGGGCACAGGGTTGGGGGACCTGCCAAAGTTGCGGTTATTGCATCCGGATTATTCGGCTCGATATCCGGTAGCGCCATCGCCAATACAGTTTCAACCGGAGCTTTCACCATTCCATTAATGAAAAAAGTAGGTTTTCGACCACATATTGCCGGCGCCATCGAACCGGCTGCATCGATCGGGGGAATGTTTATGCCGCCGGTCATGGGCGCTGGCGGTTTTATTATGGCGGAACTTACCGGATTGCCATATTCATACATCATGTTGGTAGCTATTTTTCCTGCAATTATGTATTTCTTCAGCGTTTATGTGATGGTTCATTACGAAGCAAAAATGTATAATATCCGGGGTGAAAAATCCGAACAAACCGCAATGTCTATTTTCAAAAAAGAATGGTATTACATTGCACCGCTGGTGTTGATCACCATTTTGATGCTCGTCGGTTATTCTGCAGGATTTGCAGCGGTAATGGGCATTGTCAGCAGTATCGTTGTCAGTTATTTTAATAAAGATACCCGAATGACCCCCACAAAATTTGTGGAAGCTGCACGAATGGGCACAGAAAGCAGTCTGAAAATCGGTGCTACGGTTGGTGTCATCGGGATTATTATTTCGATGCTGACATTCAGCGGATTGATTCTTACGTTCGCGGATATCGTTATCGAGCTGGCTAACGGCAATCTGGTGTTAACAATTATGTTCATTGCGTTGGCATCGCTTATTTTGGGGATGGGCGTTCCAGTTACAGCGGCTTATTTGTTAACGGCTGTGGTTGCTGTTCCGGCACTCACCCACCTTGGGGTTAACGAGCTTGCTGCACACATGATTGTCTATTGGCTATCGCAGGATTCCAACATTTCGCCACCGGTTTGTATCGCCGCTTTTGCCGGAGCAACCATTGCCAATGCCAACATGTGGCGAACAGCTTTTGCTGCATTCAAGTTCGGGAAATATCTATATTTAGCACCGTTTTTATTTGGCTACGTTCCCGGCTTTACACTGCAAGGTGATATGTGGGATATTGCCAAAGCATTCGTGATGATTGCAATCGGCACTTATGTTTACGCCTATTTCTTCAGCTTTGCATGGTTTGATACTGTCAAAGGCTGGTTTGGCTTTGAAACAAAACAAAGTAAAATTGCAGATTCTGAAGAAGTAATCTGA
- the menC gene encoding o-succinylbenzoate synthase — translation MKILEARVFEYCLPLTQPLNLMGTEMRDRRGFLLEFRDATVNCGFGEIAPFPGLHSEKLSSAAEQLRQVCSLWPGGKSFNNLDEFSKFVSSNFSENKHLAPSVLFGLEMAYLNLRAATAKKTVAKILNSDARQTISVNGLLTGVSAGIDAEIERIIAEKYTAVKMKVGRADTDTELEWIANVSKKLPTTVSLRLDANRRWTLPEAVAYGKLSGIERIEYIEEPLQNPADLAEFHRQTGLPLALDESLNGADLENFQIPEGTVAFILKPSVLGISGTLRWAEFANKNDVSVVISSAFESGLGLAMLANIAAAVNVADVPSGLDTWRWLASDIISSRFSVNMGKYHISKPVLPEMAILTRKF, via the coding sequence ATGAAAATTCTGGAAGCCCGGGTGTTTGAATATTGTCTGCCGCTCACGCAACCGCTCAATTTGATGGGCACTGAAATGCGCGACCGACGGGGATTTTTGCTCGAATTCCGGGATGCAACCGTTAATTGCGGATTCGGTGAAATTGCCCCGTTTCCGGGATTGCATTCGGAAAAATTATCCTCTGCGGCGGAACAATTGCGGCAGGTTTGCAGTCTTTGGCCGGGTGGGAAATCGTTCAACAATTTAGATGAATTTTCAAAATTTGTTTCCAGTAATTTCAGTGAAAACAAGCATTTAGCGCCGTCTGTCCTGTTCGGTTTGGAAATGGCGTATCTTAACCTGCGAGCTGCGACAGCGAAAAAAACGGTTGCAAAAATTCTTAATTCGGATGCGCGACAAACCATATCTGTCAACGGATTGCTGACCGGCGTTTCCGCCGGAATAGATGCGGAAATCGAACGAATAATAGCTGAAAAATACACTGCGGTAAAAATGAAAGTCGGTCGTGCGGATACTGACACAGAATTGGAATGGATAGCGAACGTAAGCAAAAAATTGCCAACAACAGTAAGCCTTCGGCTAGATGCAAATCGCCGCTGGACGTTGCCGGAAGCGGTTGCGTATGGCAAATTATCGGGGATCGAGCGGATTGAATACATCGAGGAGCCGTTGCAAAATCCGGCAGATCTGGCAGAATTTCACCGCCAAACCGGATTGCCGCTGGCGCTGGATGAATCACTGAACGGTGCAGATCTGGAAAATTTCCAGATTCCGGAAGGCACTGTCGCGTTCATCTTGAAACCGTCTGTTCTTGGGATTTCCGGCACGCTGAGGTGGGCGGAATTTGCGAATAAAAACGATGTATCTGTGGTCATCAGCAGTGCGTTTGAATCCGGATTAGGGTTGGCGATGCTCGCGAATATTGCCGCCGCAGTAAACGTTGCAGATGTTCCGTCCGGGCTCGATACCTGGCGATGGCTGGCGAGCGACATCATTTCATCGCGATTTTCAGTGAATATGGGAAAATATCACATTTCAAAACCCGTGCTGCCGGAAATGGCTATTTTAACTCGCAAATTTTAA
- a CDS encoding MOSC domain-containing protein, which yields MASGKLEAIWLKRMKSGPMDAYSFTDLVANRGIAGNTNQGGKRQVTIIEKELWDELKTTLSEKIEPKMRRANLMVSGIQLTNSRGKILRIGDCRIQIRGETRPCEQMDAAYPGLREVLKSDWRGGVFGEVLDNGVIAVGDPVSWDTTE from the coding sequence ATGGCGTCTGGAAAACTGGAAGCAATTTGGCTGAAACGGATGAAATCAGGTCCGATGGATGCTTATAGCTTTACGGATTTAGTTGCAAATCGCGGGATTGCCGGAAACACCAATCAGGGTGGCAAACGGCAGGTCACGATTATCGAAAAAGAACTGTGGGATGAGTTGAAAACAACACTCTCCGAAAAAATAGAGCCCAAAATGCGGCGCGCAAATCTGATGGTTAGTGGAATACAATTGACAAATTCCCGTGGGAAAATATTGCGGATCGGCGATTGCCGGATACAGATTCGCGGCGAAACCCGTCCGTGTGAACAAATGGATGCAGCCTATCCGGGGTTGCGCGAAGTGTTAAAAAGCGATTGGCGCGGCGGTGTGTTTGGAGAAGTGCTCGATAACGGTGTGATCGCCGTTGGCGATCCTGTCAGTTGGGATACCACCGAATGA
- a CDS encoding methylated-DNA--[protein]-cysteine S-methyltransferase, translated as MKRTDSYQKIWAVVRQIPYGKIATYGQIARLAGFGGQPRLAGYALHNTPNDVEIPWHRVINAQGRISLPKEDGRYDLQKTLLEAEDVVFIGERVDLERFRWHPDQHVR; from the coding sequence TTGAAAAGAACTGACAGCTATCAAAAAATATGGGCGGTTGTCAGGCAAATTCCGTACGGAAAAATTGCCACATATGGACAGATTGCCCGGCTGGCCGGATTTGGCGGTCAACCGCGTTTGGCCGGTTACGCATTGCACAACACGCCAAACGATGTTGAGATCCCCTGGCATCGGGTGATAAACGCTCAGGGGAGAATTTCTTTGCCGAAAGAAGATGGGCGGTATGATTTGCAGAAAACGTTGCTGGAAGCAGAAGATGTGGTTTTTATCGGTGAACGTGTTGATCTGGAGCGTTTTCGATGGCATCCAGATCAACACGTTCGGTGA
- a CDS encoding DUF547 domain-containing protein produces MKSYLFKIVMLIAVAFGIFAPKMFAQNSESADNLHQTFDGLLQKYVHGNRFDYDGIFNNKKDLQQLFDYVNLLEKQNPASWEKNDALAFWINLYNAATLELVLQNYPLKSIKDIGGLFSSPWKREVVTVAGRKLTLDAIENDVIRKEFGDARIHFAVNCASIGCPPLANFAYSGKLLDAQLNENTQRALNDPNWVEITEDKILVTKIFDWYKGDFETDAGSVRKFIAKFRPADQQKIFDDSRKIETMDYNWNLNQFEKN; encoded by the coding sequence ATGAAATCGTATCTGTTTAAAATTGTGATGTTAATCGCTGTTGCTTTTGGGATATTCGCACCGAAAATGTTCGCGCAAAATAGCGAATCGGCGGATAACCTTCACCAAACGTTTGATGGATTGCTACAAAAATATGTGCACGGCAATCGATTTGATTATGACGGTATCTTCAATAATAAAAAGGATTTACAACAGCTGTTTGATTATGTGAATTTGCTGGAAAAACAAAATCCCGCCAGTTGGGAAAAGAACGATGCGCTGGCATTCTGGATAAATTTGTATAATGCAGCAACGCTGGAACTGGTGCTGCAAAATTATCCATTGAAGAGCATCAAAGATATCGGCGGATTGTTCAGCTCGCCGTGGAAACGGGAAGTGGTAACTGTTGCAGGGCGAAAACTCACTCTCGATGCGATTGAAAATGATGTGATTCGCAAAGAATTTGGCGACGCGCGAATCCATTTTGCGGTCAACTGTGCGTCAATCGGCTGTCCGCCGTTGGCAAATTTTGCGTATTCTGGTAAGCTATTGGATGCCCAATTGAACGAAAATACCCAACGCGCACTAAACGATCCGAATTGGGTGGAAATTACAGAAGATAAAATATTGGTCACAAAAATTTTTGATTGGTACAAAGGGGATTTTGAAACCGATGCCGGCAGTGTCCGCAAATTTATTGCAAAATTTCGCCCGGCGGATCAACAGAAAATTTTCGATGACAGCCGAAAAATTGAAACAATGGATTACAACTGGAATCTGAACCAATTTGAAAAGAACTGA
- a CDS encoding glycosyltransferase family 39 protein, translating into MQRENRNPQTPLKQQFWQILPAVILLRLPLLLLPGAGRDEALYWYWAHHFELAYSPLLQIAIRLFEWLPLPDIWAIRLVSLVASACSLWLLEQLLIRRKIKDVQRRWLLLALAVAPWQTYAGAILHPDMLLLATLLAFVYFSEKQGFTLAAISAGLAIWAKPSGILVIAIAILYWLVIDSNTSKLRIKRILLTLGTALPVAISANWQMVQGVLEFGKIGDQVSLLHVLPIQLLGIVVLGGPAMVYVAWRTITPFVSFFHRIFSEITQIQSLRWTLPMVISTAFFAAFGGAILITGQIKANWMLPAFVTLLLLWQNEFPIPWLKRLTLASLVLSIGFGLGFQLPGFAAAIENRFPILGTSYSVQAGDREARVSATRNWANRVQEYQALQPFAADVVQQWRANQPTQFPEWILSDDYGLATQLVFAWQQPQIPIFITGDLLFKHRLPENNSAIFKKPGLELTVLNESRINFPQLQEILAPVPLPHPYASGFVQLHFLSLN; encoded by the coding sequence ATGCAGCGGGAAAATCGAAACCCACAAACACCACTAAAACAACAGTTTTGGCAGATACTGCCGGCTGTCATTTTGCTGCGATTACCGCTGCTGTTATTGCCCGGCGCCGGCCGGGATGAAGCACTGTATTGGTATTGGGCACATCATTTTGAACTGGCATATTCGCCGTTGTTGCAAATTGCAATCCGGTTGTTTGAATGGCTGCCGTTGCCGGATATTTGGGCGATCCGGCTGGTTTCGCTGGTCGCAAGCGCCTGCTCGCTGTGGCTGTTGGAGCAATTGCTGATCCGCCGAAAAATTAAAGATGTGCAACGTCGTTGGTTGCTGCTCGCATTGGCTGTTGCACCGTGGCAAACGTATGCCGGTGCAATTTTACACCCGGATATGTTGTTGCTCGCCACTCTTTTGGCATTCGTTTATTTCTCAGAAAAACAGGGATTTACGCTGGCAGCAATTTCCGCAGGATTGGCAATTTGGGCAAAACCGTCCGGAATTTTGGTGATTGCAATTGCGATCCTTTATTGGCTGGTGATTGATTCGAATACGTCGAAATTGCGAATAAAACGCATACTTTTGACGTTGGGTACGGCGCTTCCGGTTGCGATATCTGCGAATTGGCAGATGGTTCAGGGTGTTCTGGAATTTGGAAAAATCGGTGATCAGGTTTCATTATTGCATGTTTTGCCGATCCAATTGTTGGGGATCGTTGTTCTGGGAGGTCCGGCGATGGTTTATGTTGCATGGAGAACCATAACGCCGTTTGTTTCATTTTTTCATCGCATTTTTTCTGAGATAACCCAAATCCAGTCGCTGCGCTGGACATTGCCGATGGTGATTTCAACCGCATTTTTCGCCGCATTTGGCGGCGCAATTCTCATTACCGGACAAATAAAAGCCAACTGGATGTTGCCGGCATTTGTAACGTTGCTGCTGCTTTGGCAAAACGAATTTCCAATCCCATGGCTGAAACGATTGACGCTGGCTTCACTGGTGTTGAGTATCGGATTTGGGCTCGGATTTCAGCTTCCCGGGTTTGCCGCAGCGATCGAAAATCGTTTTCCGATATTGGGAACCAGTTATTCAGTGCAGGCCGGTGACCGCGAAGCCCGGGTTTCTGCAACCCGTAATTGGGCAAACCGGGTGCAGGAATATCAAGCGCTGCAACCGTTTGCCGCAGATGTGGTGCAACAGTGGCGGGCAAACCAGCCAACCCAATTCCCGGAATGGATTTTGAGCGATGATTACGGGTTGGCTACCCAGCTTGTTTTCGCGTGGCAACAGCCGCAAATTCCAATTTTCATTACAGGCGATTTGCTGTTTAAACACCGGTTACCGGAAAATAACAGCGCAATTTTCAAAAAACCGGGTTTGGAACTGACTGTTTTGAACGAAAGCCGGATAAATTTTCCGCAGTTGCAGGAAATACTGGCTCCAGTTCCATTGCCCCATCCGTACGCGAGCGGATTTGTGCAGTTGCATTTTCTTTCGCTCAATTGA
- a CDS encoding TonB-dependent receptor: MFRFILTALLFLTIHLFAQSGQFSGVVTDAKTGEPLVGANVTIPALGIGTTTDSDGFFTLRNVSFGDHQISVNFLGYKNFQRIVSVSRNTEPVKISLAPTPLAGKAVNIVATRAIEGETPAAFSTLTNEEIETRYYAQDIPVLLSELPSTTYYSENGSGLGYTYMSIRGFDQRRISVMINGVPQNDPEDHNVYWVDFPDFMGNVEDIQVQRGAGSAFYGPPAIGGSVNIITNAFSPDKRLSIYSGGGSYGTTKFSVGANSGLINDRWVVNARLSQIKTDGYRESSALDFKSYFFGAAYFGETSTTKLQFYGGPIEDELAYYGISKAEAEDPELRKTNYINDPREIENFNQPHLELINTWQLGEKTTLNNTLFYIRGDGFFDYQGNWAPFSYYRLTPEFGFDVEGDPTEQYASDVIIRANVENNQFGWFPNVTWQHDRGQLIAGTELRTHRSLHWGRIQDGSDDLPVATSGEWNGRDYIGERRYYEYKGGKDVLSPYIFSTYRLNKRINLNAALQLVMQRYKLFDEKFTGTEFDVNFTFLNPRIGVQYNFTPELSVFGSFSRTSREPRLKNYYDAAEASTPIAWGAVVPQFEQNADGSFDFDNPFIEPEKLNDVELGLSYLGTRTEGHINLFYMDFRDEIVKSGQLDRFGQPITGNAPQSLHAGIEFAANVQTTNWLSLSGNMTFSQNELKKYSVFDYDDDGIVLEQKLDGNAIAGFPDFLANARANVQYRGFEASLAMQHVGKFYTDNFENEQHTVDAHTVFHGVLGYDLGRFLQSRKGFLLQLHVRNIFDKLYIAHGEGSDFFPAAERHFFVNAKIEL, from the coding sequence ATGTTTCGATTCATTTTAACGGCATTACTTTTTTTAACGATACATCTGTTCGCACAGAGCGGACAATTTTCCGGCGTGGTGACAGACGCCAAAACCGGCGAACCACTGGTTGGCGCGAACGTCACAATTCCGGCATTGGGCATCGGTACAACCACAGATTCGGACGGATTTTTCACCCTGAGAAATGTATCCTTCGGCGATCACCAGATTTCCGTAAACTTTTTGGGATATAAAAATTTTCAGCGAATCGTCAGCGTTTCCCGAAACACAGAGCCGGTGAAAATATCGCTTGCACCAACGCCGTTGGCGGGAAAAGCGGTGAACATCGTCGCCACCCGCGCGATTGAAGGTGAAACGCCGGCAGCATTTTCCACCCTCACCAACGAAGAAATTGAAACACGATATTACGCCCAGGATATTCCGGTGCTGCTCAGCGAGCTGCCCTCAACCACCTATTATTCGGAAAACGGCAGCGGACTCGGCTACACTTACATGAGCATTCGCGGTTTCGACCAGCGGCGCATTTCCGTCATGATCAACGGTGTGCCGCAAAATGACCCGGAAGATCACAACGTGTACTGGGTGGATTTCCCGGATTTTATGGGAAATGTGGAAGATATTCAGGTGCAGCGCGGCGCAGGCAGTGCATTTTACGGACCGCCGGCAATCGGCGGATCGGTAAATATTATCACCAACGCGTTTTCGCCGGACAAACGATTGTCAATTTACAGCGGCGGCGGCAGCTACGGCACAACCAAATTTTCGGTTGGCGCAAATTCCGGGCTGATCAACGATCGCTGGGTGGTAAATGCGCGGCTATCACAAATAAAAACAGATGGTTATCGCGAATCATCTGCGCTCGACTTCAAAAGCTATTTTTTCGGCGCGGCGTATTTTGGCGAAACATCGACCACCAAATTGCAGTTTTACGGCGGACCGATCGAGGATGAACTGGCGTATTACGGCATCTCCAAAGCGGAAGCGGAAGACCCGGAATTGCGAAAAACCAATTACATCAACGATCCGCGCGAAATCGAAAATTTCAACCAGCCGCATCTCGAACTGATCAATACCTGGCAGTTAGGCGAAAAAACCACGCTGAACAACACGCTGTTTTACATCAGGGGCGATGGATTTTTTGATTATCAGGGCAATTGGGCACCGTTCAGCTATTATCGGCTCACACCGGAATTCGGGTTCGATGTGGAAGGTGACCCGACGGAGCAATACGCCAGCGACGTCATTATTCGCGCGAATGTGGAAAACAACCAGTTTGGCTGGTTCCCGAATGTGACATGGCAGCACGATCGCGGGCAGTTGATTGCCGGAACAGAATTGCGCACCCATCGCTCGCTGCATTGGGGACGCATTCAGGATGGCAGCGACGATTTGCCGGTGGCAACCTCCGGCGAATGGAACGGTCGCGACTACATCGGCGAACGCCGCTATTACGAATACAAAGGTGGGAAAGATGTGCTATCACCTTATATTTTCAGCACTTATCGCCTGAACAAACGCATTAATCTGAACGCCGCTTTGCAATTGGTGATGCAGCGATACAAACTGTTTGACGAAAAATTTACCGGCACTGAGTTCGATGTGAATTTCACATTTTTGAATCCGCGTATCGGCGTGCAATACAATTTCACACCGGAATTGAGTGTTTTCGGCAGCTTTTCCCGCACCAGTCGCGAACCGCGATTGAAAAATTATTACGACGCCGCAGAAGCCAGCACGCCCATCGCATGGGGCGCGGTAGTTCCCCAATTTGAGCAAAATGCGGACGGCAGTTTCGATTTCGATAATCCGTTCATCGAACCGGAAAAATTGAACGATGTTGAGCTGGGATTGAGCTATTTGGGCACTCGCACCGAAGGTCATATCAATTTGTTTTATATGGACTTCCGTGATGAAATTGTCAAAAGTGGGCAACTCGACCGGTTCGGTCAGCCCATCACCGGAAACGCGCCGCAAAGTCTGCACGCGGGCATCGAATTCGCCGCAAATGTGCAGACGACCAACTGGCTGTCGCTCTCCGGAAATATGACTTTCAGCCAAAATGAATTGAAAAAATATTCCGTTTTCGATTACGACGACGATGGCATCGTGCTCGAACAAAAACTGGACGGCAACGCCATCGCCGGATTCCCGGATTTTCTGGCGAACGCTCGGGCAAATGTGCAGTATCGGGGATTTGAGGCATCGCTGGCGATGCAGCATGTCGGCAAATTTTACACCGACAATTTCGAAAATGAGCAACATACGGTGGATGCGCACACGGTTTTTCACGGCGTTTTGGGTTACGACCTCGGACGGTTTTTGCAAAGCCGCAAAGGCTTTTTGCTCCAATTGCATGTTCGCAATATTTTTGATAAACTATATATCGCACACGGCGAAGGTTCGGATTTCTTCCCTGCAGCGGAGCGCCACTTTTTCGTGAATGCGAAAATAGAATTGTAA
- a CDS encoding sterol desaturase family protein gives MPNLIHYAIPGFILLMVIEVLFSAWQDAELYDFKDTVASLTMGIGNVIIKLFTKIPILGAYFLAYEFRFFTVPADALWAWVLLFFLEDFTYWLFHFSSHNVRFFWAAHVTHHSSQKYNLSTALRQTWTGALNLSFVFWLWLPLLGFHPLMVMTMQSVSLIYQFWIHTEAVGKLGFLEWFWNTPSHHRVHHASDVKYLDRNHAGILIIWDRMFGTFIEEDERPIYGLTKNLNSFNPVKIAFHEWQDMIRDASRKGLSLRQRLGYIFGPPGWSHDGSRKTTAQLRAELTQ, from the coding sequence ATGCCTAACCTTATCCACTACGCCATTCCCGGATTCATTTTGCTGATGGTGATCGAGGTGCTGTTTAGCGCCTGGCAGGATGCGGAATTGTATGATTTCAAAGATACCGTCGCCAGCCTGACGATGGGCATCGGTAATGTGATCATCAAATTATTCACCAAAATTCCCATTTTGGGCGCATACTTTTTGGCGTATGAATTCCGCTTTTTTACTGTTCCGGCGGATGCGTTGTGGGCTTGGGTGCTGCTCTTTTTTCTGGAAGATTTTACTTATTGGCTGTTCCATTTTTCATCGCACAACGTGCGATTTTTTTGGGCGGCGCACGTGACGCACCATTCTTCGCAGAAATACAATTTATCCACTGCGCTGCGCCAAACCTGGACCGGCGCGTTGAACCTCAGTTTCGTTTTCTGGCTGTGGCTGCCGTTGCTCGGATTTCACCCGCTGATGGTGATGACGATGCAATCAGTTAGCCTGATTTACCAATTCTGGATCCACACCGAAGCCGTTGGCAAACTGGGATTTCTGGAATGGTTCTGGAACACGCCATCGCACCACCGGGTGCATCACGCGTCGGATGTGAAATATCTCGACCGCAATCACGCCGGGATTTTGATCATTTGGGATCGCATGTTTGGCACATTTATCGAAGAGGACGAGCGCCCGATTTATGGATTAACGAAAAATCTCAACAGCTTCAATCCGGTGAAAATCGCTTTTCACGAATGGCAGGACATGATCCGCGATGCCTCGCGGAAAGGGCTTTCGCTGCGGCAGCGGCTCGGCTACATTTTCGGTCCGCCAGGATGGAGCCACGACGGCAGCCGGAAAACCACTGCACAATTACGTGCGGAACTCACTCAATGA